In one Burkholderiales bacterium genomic region, the following are encoded:
- a CDS encoding transporter associated domain-containing protein, translated as MNEVTKPKLLERLGALLMREPEDRQQLVELLRSAYERNLLDADALSMIEGVMQVSEMQVRDIMIPRSQMDIIDISDPPEKFIPFVIETAHSRFPVIGENKDDVVGILLAKDLLRYYAEKEFNVREMLRPAVFVPESKRLNVLLKDFRSNRNHIAIVADEYGGVAGLVTIEDVLEQIVGEIEDEYDFDETEDNIIQERSGRFRVKAVTEIADFNAALGSKLSDEEHDTIGGLVISRFGRLPKRGDHINIDNLDFRVLRADSRRIHYLLVQKLSAATSNPAATKD; from the coding sequence ATGAACGAAGTCACAAAACCGAAATTGCTTGAGCGCCTCGGCGCGCTCCTGATGCGCGAGCCGGAAGACCGGCAGCAGCTGGTTGAGCTGCTGCGTTCTGCATACGAACGTAACCTGCTGGATGCCGACGCACTCTCCATGATAGAGGGCGTCATGCAGGTCTCGGAAATGCAAGTGCGCGACATCATGATTCCGCGCTCGCAGATGGACATCATAGATATCAGCGATCCCCCCGAGAAATTTATCCCGTTCGTAATTGAAACCGCCCACTCCCGGTTCCCGGTCATCGGTGAAAACAAGGACGATGTCGTCGGTATTCTGCTCGCCAAGGATTTGCTGCGCTATTATGCGGAAAAGGAATTCAACGTACGCGAGATGTTGCGGCCGGCAGTGTTTGTCCCCGAATCCAAACGCCTAAACGTTCTGCTTAAGGATTTCCGAAGCAACCGTAACCACATCGCCATCGTCGCGGATGAATACGGTGGTGTTGCGGGGCTGGTAACGATTGAAGATGTGTTGGAGCAGATCGTCGGCGAAATCGAGGATGAGTACGACTTTGACGAGACCGAGGACAACATTATCCAGGAGCGAAGCGGCCGCTTCCGCGTCAAGGCGGTGACCGAGATCGCCGATTTCAACGCCGCCCTCGGATCCAAGCTTAGTGACGAAGAACACGATACCATTGGTGGCCTGGTGATTAGCCGTTTTGGCCGCCTGCCAAAACGCGGCGACCATATCAACATAGACAACCTAGACTTTCGGGTGCTGCGCGCCGACAGCCGCAGGATTCATTACCTGTTGGTGCAAAAGCTGAGCGCTGCCACATCCAACCCTGCCGCGACCAAGGACTAA
- the lnt gene encoding apolipoprotein N-acyltransferase, which produces MNFQLPQSVPGKAIVGFALGAVGVLGFAPFYLFPLPVVSLALLLYLWKEQNQRLAAFVVGFSFGLGVFGFGTSWVYISLHDYGALPVWLAAIATFLFCAILALYTALAGACLAPIKASPVSKNLLLFPAIWVLLEWVRSWAFTGFPWLTMGYSQVPSSPLAGYAPVLGVFGISYFCALSAGLLYLMVAERALRKRSALLLAAIWLAGFGLKQVEWTQPSGGTLEVSLLQGNIPQEIKWREDQLVDTLETYRRLVDESTGRLIVLPETAFPLFYRDVPKIYLEKLAAHAKKLDGDVLIGLPERTDEDHYYNSVLSFGSSPTQTYRKSHLVPFGEFIPLRPVFGWLLDVLRIPLLDFSRGSPDQRPLNVAGQKVAVNICYEDAFGEEVIRQLPRATLLANFSNDAWFGRSIAPRQHLQISQTRALETGRYMVRSTNTGVTAIINARGKVLSRLPLFTTATLQGEVQGYSGATPYVIWGNDAVLLICVLAIASYLLRSRRLLSRAR; this is translated from the coding sequence TTGAATTTCCAGCTTCCCCAGTCTGTGCCCGGGAAAGCAATTGTCGGATTCGCATTGGGCGCAGTTGGGGTTTTGGGGTTTGCGCCTTTTTATCTGTTTCCGCTCCCGGTAGTCTCGCTGGCACTGCTTCTTTATTTATGGAAAGAACAGAACCAGCGCTTGGCCGCGTTCGTCGTTGGGTTCTCCTTCGGCTTGGGTGTTTTCGGGTTCGGTACCAGCTGGGTCTATATCAGTCTGCATGATTACGGCGCCCTGCCAGTTTGGCTCGCAGCAATCGCGACCTTTTTATTTTGCGCCATTCTCGCTCTATATACCGCTCTGGCCGGCGCATGTCTTGCTCCGATAAAGGCGTCGCCGGTGTCAAAGAATCTTTTGCTGTTTCCCGCAATCTGGGTATTGCTGGAATGGGTCCGGAGCTGGGCTTTTACCGGCTTTCCATGGCTCACCATGGGTTACTCCCAGGTTCCATCGAGCCCGCTTGCGGGCTATGCGCCTGTACTCGGTGTATTCGGGATATCGTATTTTTGCGCGCTGAGCGCTGGGTTACTTTACCTTATGGTCGCGGAACGCGCGCTCAGGAAAAGATCCGCATTATTGCTCGCTGCAATATGGCTCGCGGGTTTTGGTCTCAAGCAAGTCGAGTGGACGCAACCTAGCGGCGGCACACTTGAAGTAAGCCTGTTACAAGGCAATATTCCGCAAGAAATAAAATGGCGCGAGGACCAGCTGGTCGATACGCTGGAAACCTATCGCAGACTGGTCGACGAAAGCACCGGGCGCCTCATCGTCCTACCGGAAACAGCGTTCCCGCTGTTTTACCGTGATGTGCCCAAAATTTATCTGGAAAAGCTCGCAGCACATGCGAAGAAACTTGATGGCGATGTGTTGATCGGCTTGCCCGAGCGCACCGATGAGGACCATTACTACAACAGCGTACTGAGTTTTGGCAGTTCGCCCACGCAAACGTACCGAAAGTCACATTTGGTGCCGTTCGGCGAATTCATCCCGTTGCGTCCGGTTTTCGGCTGGCTGCTGGATGTGCTGCGAATCCCGCTGCTCGATTTTTCGCGGGGCAGCCCGGACCAGCGGCCGCTCAACGTGGCGGGCCAGAAAGTGGCGGTGAATATTTGCTACGAAGATGCCTTCGGTGAGGAGGTCATTCGCCAGTTGCCGCGAGCGACTCTGTTGGCCAACTTCAGCAACGATGCGTGGTTCGGGAGATCAATCGCGCCCCGGCAGCACTTGCAAATTTCGCAAACACGGGCTCTGGAGACCGGCCGCTACATGGTTCGTTCCACCAATACGGGGGTGACAGCGATAATTAATGCTCGAGGAAAAGTTTTGAGCCGATTGCCGCTGTTCACTACCGCAACGCTGCAAGGAGAGGTGCAGGGATATTCCGGTGCTACGCCATATGTGATTTGGGGTAATGATGCAGTGCTGCTAATCTGCGTGCTGGCAATTGCCTCGTATCTCTTGCGTTCGCGCCGTTTGCTTTCTCGAGCCCGTTAA